A single Candidatus Limnocylindrales bacterium DNA region contains:
- a CDS encoding lytic transglycosylase domain-containing protein, whose product MKTKSRRPARTRIALWTCFCALGACGAGGEGAVAAEAGRPVVRLAQASTAAAESVSPRAASSIANVQRSELGRALALMDTDAPASAAALEALQEKLPFLEDVLLYYGAAARARFDKVAARERLERFLDKHSSSVLVPEAVEMLAELLESQEDVEHVLDLADRHGRTGKPDRGSARACLAAGRMLAAEQPQDAVSYLECARARAPMSSIGRSAFEALSAIRKKHAQLRPTSEAAMMAEVRQLGREGRTQEQARMIEELLSAYPSTSHHTEAVLAYARTIVASTGKLAAAEYLDRRVDEARSDNARARLLYEAATYRWNDNHDAAARVGFERMLALGTGIPEEQQALYAMARIDDAAGRNAQAIDAYGKAAARAHGATRAESLWRQGWVAYRAKDWALAEKFYRAMAASAAPGSEDDGRAEALYWGARSLERLGRRDEAIANYEALLSEFPLGYYASLAEKRLGRRMPLTPVAEPEEATLGSLPRDADAALQRVQTLRQAGLETLAARDLQARLARFDGRTRAALLPSLQRVGAYDTALQLAAELHKKGDISREQARPYLYPRAHAEIVEREATRAGIDPVMVYALMRQESAFAPQAVSSANALGLMQLLESTATRVASKRGINPPERSDLFEPAVNIRLGVAYLAELSQQFAGNPPLMLAAYNAGENAAQRWQSLVAAWDEDEMIEQISYRETRAYVKSVLRNMRNYRRLYPDVAGGLARGGRR is encoded by the coding sequence ATGAAGACCAAGAGCCGCCGTCCCGCCCGCACACGCATCGCTTTGTGGACCTGCTTCTGCGCGCTCGGTGCATGCGGCGCCGGCGGCGAGGGAGCGGTCGCCGCGGAGGCGGGTCGCCCGGTCGTCCGCCTCGCGCAGGCGAGCACGGCGGCGGCGGAGAGCGTTTCCCCGCGCGCCGCCAGCAGCATTGCCAACGTGCAGCGATCCGAGCTCGGTCGCGCACTGGCCTTGATGGACACCGACGCTCCCGCGAGCGCGGCGGCGCTCGAGGCGCTGCAGGAGAAGCTGCCGTTCCTCGAGGACGTGCTGCTGTACTACGGAGCCGCCGCTCGCGCGCGCTTCGACAAGGTTGCCGCGCGCGAGCGCCTCGAGCGCTTTCTCGACAAGCATTCGTCCTCGGTGCTGGTGCCGGAGGCGGTCGAGATGCTGGCCGAGCTCCTGGAATCGCAGGAGGACGTCGAGCACGTGCTCGACTTGGCCGACCGCCACGGCCGCACGGGCAAGCCCGACCGCGGATCCGCCCGCGCGTGCCTGGCCGCCGGCCGCATGCTCGCCGCCGAGCAGCCGCAGGACGCCGTTTCGTACCTGGAATGCGCCCGCGCACGCGCGCCGATGAGCAGCATCGGGCGCAGCGCCTTCGAGGCCCTCAGCGCGATCCGCAAGAAGCACGCGCAGCTGCGTCCCACCTCCGAGGCCGCGATGATGGCCGAGGTGCGGCAGCTGGGGCGCGAAGGCCGCACCCAGGAACAGGCGCGCATGATCGAGGAGCTGCTGTCAGCCTACCCCTCGACCTCCCATCACACCGAAGCGGTGCTGGCGTACGCGCGCACCATCGTCGCCAGCACGGGCAAGCTGGCAGCGGCCGAATATCTGGACCGCCGCGTGGACGAAGCACGCAGCGACAACGCGCGCGCGCGGCTGCTGTACGAGGCGGCGACGTACCGGTGGAACGACAATCACGATGCGGCCGCGCGCGTCGGGTTCGAGCGCATGCTGGCGCTCGGCACCGGCATTCCCGAAGAGCAGCAGGCGCTGTACGCCATGGCTCGCATCGATGATGCGGCCGGCCGCAACGCGCAGGCCATCGACGCGTACGGCAAGGCCGCGGCGCGTGCGCACGGTGCGACCCGCGCCGAGAGCCTGTGGCGGCAGGGCTGGGTCGCCTATCGAGCGAAGGACTGGGCGCTGGCGGAGAAGTTCTATCGCGCGATGGCCGCATCGGCTGCACCCGGCTCCGAAGACGATGGCCGAGCCGAAGCGTTGTACTGGGGCGCCCGCTCGCTCGAGCGGCTGGGACGACGCGACGAGGCGATTGCCAACTACGAAGCGCTGCTCAGCGAGTTTCCGCTCGGCTACTACGCCTCCCTGGCGGAGAAGCGGCTTGGACGACGCATGCCGCTGACGCCGGTGGCCGAGCCCGAGGAGGCGACGCTCGGCTCGCTGCCGCGGGACGCCGACGCGGCGCTGCAGCGGGTCCAGACGCTGCGTCAGGCTGGCCTCGAGACGCTGGCCGCGCGCGATCTGCAGGCCCGCCTTGCCAGGTTCGACGGCAGGACGCGTGCAGCCCTGCTGCCCTCGCTCCAGCGCGTCGGCGCCTACGACACGGCGCTGCAGCTGGCCGCCGAGCTGCACAAGAAGGGCGACATCTCGCGCGAGCAGGCGCGGCCGTATCTCTATCCGCGCGCGCACGCGGAGATCGTCGAGCGCGAGGCCACTCGCGCCGGCATCGACCCGGTCATGGTCTACGCGCTCATGCGGCAGGAGTCTGCGTTCGCGCCGCAAGCTGTCTCCTCGGCCAATGCGCTCGGCCTGATGCAGCTGCTCGAGAGCACGGCCACGCGCGTGGCGAGCAAGCGCGGCATCAACCCGCCGGAACGCTCGGACCTGTTCGAGCCGGCGGTCAACATCCGCCTCGGCGTGGCCTACCTCGCCGAGCTGTCGCAGCAGTTCGCCGGCAATCCTCCGCTCATGCTGGCCGCCTACAATGCCGGCGAGAATGCGGCGCAGCGCTGGCAGAGCCTCGTGGCAGCGTGGGACGAGGACGAGATGATCGAGCAGATCTCGTATCGCGAGACGCGTGCGTACGTGAAGTCCGTGCTGCGCAACATGCGCAATTACCGGCGGCTGTATCCGGACGTCGCAGGGGGGCTGGCGCGCGGCGGACGCCGATAG
- a CDS encoding Mur ligase family protein, translating into MNDEKQIRHVHLIAICGVGMAPMAVMLRDAGMRVTGSDNAAYPPMGDMLRNAGIEVKLGFSAANLDPRPDLVIIGNAVPRTNPEAMAVEALGIEKTSFPAALKRFFLAGKRSLVIAGTHGKTTTTGMLAHCLNVAGLEPGYLVGGLVRDLGKLTSAGNGEFFVVEGDEYDTAYFDKGPKFLHYDPSAVILTSVEFDHADIYTDLEHVKSSFRRLAGILPSDAPLVGCVDYPHLLEAIAEAGTYRFVPYGLSAEGGWQPRNIQVTPAGTAFDACWKGRPQARLRLSLVGSMNALNATAVYALARELGVDASAMEKGLASYRGAARRQEIVGEAGGVTVVDDFAHHPTAVAMTMEAIRGRFPGRRLVAVFEPRSNTSRRAVFQQDFTEALAKADAVAISEVYRKDNDPLAEHEMLSTARIVEDLRTRGIHAWTAAGPDEILARLATELAPGDVAICMSNGAFGNLPRNLLKAFEPEQASAPAAAASA; encoded by the coding sequence ATGAACGACGAGAAGCAGATTCGCCACGTACACCTGATCGCAATCTGTGGCGTCGGCATGGCGCCGATGGCCGTCATGCTTCGCGATGCGGGCATGCGTGTGACGGGATCGGACAACGCCGCCTATCCGCCCATGGGCGACATGCTGCGCAATGCCGGCATCGAGGTGAAGCTGGGGTTCAGCGCAGCCAACCTCGATCCGCGCCCCGACCTCGTGATCATCGGCAACGCCGTACCGCGCACCAACCCGGAGGCGATGGCCGTCGAGGCGCTGGGCATCGAGAAGACCTCCTTTCCCGCCGCGCTCAAGCGCTTCTTCCTTGCCGGCAAGCGCTCGCTGGTGATTGCCGGCACTCACGGCAAGACGACGACCACCGGGATGCTCGCGCATTGCCTGAACGTGGCCGGGCTGGAGCCGGGGTATCTCGTCGGCGGCCTGGTCCGGGATCTCGGAAAGCTGACATCGGCAGGCAACGGCGAGTTCTTCGTCGTCGAAGGCGATGAGTACGACACCGCCTACTTCGACAAGGGGCCCAAGTTCCTGCACTACGACCCTTCGGCCGTCATCCTGACGAGCGTCGAGTTCGACCACGCCGACATCTACACGGACCTCGAGCACGTCAAGAGCTCGTTCCGGCGCCTGGCCGGCATTCTGCCGAGCGATGCGCCGCTGGTCGGCTGCGTCGACTATCCGCACCTGCTCGAAGCGATCGCCGAGGCGGGCACCTATCGCTTCGTCCCTTACGGGCTGAGCGCCGAAGGCGGCTGGCAGCCGCGCAACATTCAGGTCACGCCGGCCGGAACCGCGTTCGACGCGTGCTGGAAGGGCCGCCCGCAGGCACGTCTGCGCCTGTCGCTGGTCGGCTCGATGAACGCGCTCAACGCCACGGCCGTGTATGCGCTGGCTCGCGAGCTCGGCGTCGACGCTTCTGCGATGGAGAAGGGTCTGGCTTCCTACCGCGGCGCGGCACGCCGACAGGAGATTGTCGGCGAGGCGGGCGGCGTCACCGTCGTCGACGATTTCGCTCATCACCCCACCGCCGTGGCGATGACGATGGAAGCGATCCGCGGCCGCTTTCCTGGAAGAAGGCTGGTGGCCGTCTTCGAGCCGCGCTCCAATACCAGCCGCCGCGCCGTCTTCCAGCAGGACTTCACCGAAGCGCTGGCCAAGGCCGACGCCGTCGCGATCAGCGAAGTCTATCGCAAGGACAACGATCCTCTGGCCGAGCACGAGATGCTCTCGACGGCACGCATCGTCGAGGACCTTCGCACGCGCGGCATCCATGCCTGGACTGCCGCGGGCCCCGACGAGATCCTGGCCCGCCTCGCCACCGAGTTGGCCCCAGGCGACGTTGCCATCTGCATGTCCAACGGAGCGTTCGGCAACCTCCCGAGAAATCTGCTGAAGGCGTTCGAGCCCGAGCAGGCATCCGCCCCCGCAGCCGCCGCTTCCGCATGA
- a CDS encoding serine hydrolase domain-containing protein: protein MSALWCEVAAMLDAAVGDGVFPGACARVSDRRGTVFEHATGTLAIPGADAAVGIDTVWDLASLTKPLITAAITILLAQRGLLRFTDRIVDLVPQFARSDDPRRGNVTIRHLLRHDSGLPAHRRFYEGLAPDVSSASGAARRREEILAAVLQEPLERDPGSGSVYSDIGFLVLGCALERVTEKRIDVLAREMLLEPLGVGEAWYVDVAAAAAGRSPLPLQRTAATGHCAWRGRLVHGVVQDQNSYALGGITSHAGLFATVSAAERLAREWIDASYDHGRVLDARVVRYAWRRQFSDEPGTWVLGWDTPSAGASSAGTRISAQAVGHLGYTGTSVWIDRRRAVHVLLLTNRVASDTTGSGIRALRPRFHDAVLAAVDAERAGKKSRA, encoded by the coding sequence GTGAGCGCGCTCTGGTGCGAGGTCGCGGCGATGCTGGATGCCGCCGTTGGCGACGGCGTCTTTCCTGGTGCGTGCGCCAGAGTGAGCGACCGGCGTGGAACGGTGTTCGAGCATGCCACCGGAACTCTGGCGATTCCCGGCGCCGACGCGGCGGTGGGCATCGATACGGTCTGGGACCTTGCGTCGTTGACCAAGCCGTTGATCACGGCGGCAATCACGATCCTGCTGGCACAGCGCGGCCTGCTGCGCTTCACCGACCGCATCGTCGATCTGGTGCCGCAGTTCGCGCGCAGCGACGACCCGCGTCGCGGCAACGTCACCATCCGCCACCTTCTGCGGCACGACTCGGGTCTGCCGGCACATCGGCGCTTCTACGAAGGCCTCGCGCCCGACGTCTCGTCGGCTTCGGGTGCCGCGCGGCGCCGTGAAGAGATCCTTGCTGCAGTCCTGCAGGAGCCGCTCGAGCGCGATCCCGGCAGCGGCAGCGTCTACAGCGACATCGGCTTTCTCGTTCTCGGCTGCGCGCTCGAGCGTGTGACCGAGAAGCGAATCGACGTGCTGGCCAGGGAGATGCTGCTGGAGCCGCTCGGCGTTGGCGAGGCCTGGTACGTCGACGTGGCCGCCGCCGCCGCCGGCCGCTCTCCGCTGCCGCTGCAACGAACCGCTGCCACCGGCCACTGCGCCTGGCGCGGCCGCCTCGTCCACGGCGTCGTGCAGGATCAGAACTCCTATGCGCTCGGCGGCATCACCTCGCATGCCGGCCTCTTCGCGACCGTCTCAGCCGCCGAGAGGCTGGCGCGCGAATGGATCGACGCCAGCTACGACCACGGACGCGTTCTGGATGCGCGGGTCGTGCGCTATGCGTGGCGACGCCAGTTCTCCGACGAGCCCGGCACGTGGGTGCTCGGCTGGGACACGCCATCCGCGGGTGCGAGCTCGGCCGGAACGAGGATCTCCGCTCAGGCCGTGGGGCATCTCGGGTACACCGGGACCTCCGTCTGGATCGACCGGCGTCGCGCAGTGCACGTACTGTTGCTGACGAACCGCGTCGCATCCGATACAACGGGGAGCGGTATTCGCGCGTTGCGTCCGCGATTCCACGACGCGGTCCTCGCGGCGGTCGACGCGGAGCGGGCGGGGAAGAAGAGCCGCGCGTGA
- a CDS encoding LD-carboxypeptidase → MPVRAQRKPRPLRQGDTVAVTAPAGFADADCLERGIAILEGWGLRVEPPPPPEPVRYLSGTDSARAAHLSQLFARTDVAAIFCVRGGYGSSRLHGLFDAAVAADHPKIFVGFSDVTLLLGRLVAEAGLVCFHGPMVGADLPRLTALQRERFRSALFDEDGWWDGERLQTWRPGSGRGPLIGGCLSVLVTTLGTPYEVRTDGAVLFLEDVAEKPYRIDRMLTHLRNAGKLDHVAGIVLGSFHDCDDGQGEDILREIALEAVAGLDCPVVVGLDAGHGTGNTVLPMGCMVGIDASVKSAAVSLLESPFERP, encoded by the coding sequence ATGCCCGTGCGCGCGCAGCGCAAACCCCGCCCGCTACGACAGGGCGACACGGTGGCGGTGACCGCGCCGGCGGGCTTTGCCGACGCCGATTGCCTCGAACGAGGCATCGCGATTCTGGAGGGTTGGGGGCTTCGCGTGGAGCCGCCCCCGCCGCCCGAGCCGGTCCGGTACCTGTCAGGAACCGATTCCGCCCGCGCCGCCCACCTGAGCCAGCTGTTCGCGCGGACCGACGTCGCGGCCATCTTTTGCGTCCGCGGCGGCTACGGCTCCTCGCGCCTGCACGGCCTGTTCGATGCGGCCGTTGCCGCCGATCATCCCAAGATCTTCGTCGGTTTCAGCGACGTCACGTTGCTGCTCGGCCGCCTCGTGGCCGAGGCCGGCCTGGTGTGTTTCCACGGTCCCATGGTTGGCGCCGACCTTCCGCGGCTGACCGCGCTGCAGCGGGAGCGCTTCCGCTCGGCGCTGTTCGACGAAGATGGCTGGTGGGACGGTGAGCGCCTTCAGACATGGCGGCCGGGCTCGGGGCGCGGCCCGCTGATCGGCGGCTGCCTGTCGGTTCTGGTGACGACGCTGGGAACGCCCTACGAGGTCCGCACCGACGGCGCGGTACTGTTCCTCGAAGACGTGGCCGAGAAGCCCTACCGCATCGACCGCATGCTCACCCACCTCCGCAATGCCGGCAAGCTCGACCACGTCGCCGGCATCGTCCTCGGCTCCTTCCACGACTGCGACGACGGGCAGGGCGAAGATATCCTGCGCGAGATCGCGCTCGAGGCCGTCGCCGGCCTGGATTGCCCGGTGGTGGTGGGGCTGGATGCGGGCCACGGCACCGGCAATACGGTGCTGCCCATGGGCTGCATGGTCGGGATCGACGCGAGCGTGAAGAGTGCCGCAGTTTCGCTGCTCGAGTCGCCGTTCGAGCGTCCGTGA
- a CDS encoding DUF507 family protein, with protein MERQLSEARVEALSIAIAKALAAAPGVQVLDHGGAVRRIAARLQASVGAEGESLDKAVRARIASLSRSVPEGSREWDVLYRQYSQQLSRRR; from the coding sequence ATGGAGCGGCAGCTGAGCGAGGCGCGCGTCGAGGCGCTGTCCATTGCCATCGCCAAGGCGCTGGCCGCGGCGCCCGGAGTGCAGGTGCTCGACCATGGCGGCGCCGTCCGACGCATCGCGGCCCGCCTGCAGGCGAGCGTCGGGGCCGAAGGCGAGTCCCTGGACAAGGCGGTCCGGGCACGGATCGCTTCGTTGTCGCGTTCGGTCCCAGAGGGAAGCCGGGAATGGGACGTTCTCTACCGGCAGTATTCCCAGCAGCTCTCCCGGCGGCGATAG
- the groES gene encoding co-chaperone GroES — translation MNIRPLYDRILVRRVQEEEKTAGGIIIPDTAKEKPQEGKVVAVGDGRIDDDGKLRKLTVKKGDRILFGKYSGSEVTLNGVEHLIMREDDVLGVLE, via the coding sequence ATGAACATTCGCCCACTATACGACCGGATCCTGGTTCGTCGGGTCCAGGAAGAAGAAAAGACCGCCGGCGGCATCATCATCCCCGACACCGCGAAGGAAAAGCCGCAGGAAGGCAAGGTGGTTGCGGTCGGCGACGGCCGCATCGATGACGACGGCAAGCTCCGCAAGCTGACCGTCAAGAAGGGCGACCGCATCCTGTTCGGCAAGTACTCCGGCAGCGAAGTCACTCTCAATGGGGTCGAGCACCTGATCATGCGCGAGGATGACGTCCTCGGCGTCCTCGAATAA
- the groL gene encoding chaperonin GroEL (60 kDa chaperone family; promotes refolding of misfolded polypeptides especially under stressful conditions; forms two stacked rings of heptamers to form a barrel-shaped 14mer; ends can be capped by GroES; misfolded proteins enter the barrel where they are refolded when GroES binds): MPKIVNFSQESRDKLLRGVNILADAVTVTLGPRGRNVCLEKSWGAPTVTKDGVSVAKEIELEDKFENMGAQMVKEVASKTSDVAGDGTTTATVLARAIFSEGAKMVAAGHDPMSLKRGIDKAVEAVMQELKKLSKPTKSREEIAQVGTISANSDRTIGDIIAEAMDKVGKEGVITVEENKALETTLDVVEGMQFDRGYLSPYFVTDPERMTAQLDDALILINEKKISNMKEMLPVLEAIAKAGRPLLLIAEDIEGEALATLVVNKIRGTLSVVAVKAPGFGDRRKEMLKDIATLTGGKVISEELGLKLENVTLQDLGRAKRISVDKDNTTIVDGAGKKADIEGRINTIRKQIEETTSDYDREKLQERLAKLVGGVAVIKVGAATEVEMKEKKARVEDALHATRAAVEEGIVPGGGVALVRCQAALENLKGATDEENVGIRILSRSIEEPTRWIARNAGAEPSIVIDRIRNGKGAYGYNAATGQFEDLIKAGIVDPTKVVRTALQNASSVAGLMLTTEAAVAEKPKEDKGAGAGAGAHGMGGGMDMM, translated from the coding sequence ATGCCCAAGATCGTAAATTTCAGCCAAGAATCGCGCGACAAGCTCCTGCGCGGAGTCAACATCCTCGCTGATGCCGTCACCGTCACCCTCGGACCACGCGGCCGCAACGTCTGCCTCGAGAAGTCCTGGGGCGCTCCCACCGTCACCAAGGACGGCGTGTCGGTCGCCAAGGAGATCGAGCTCGAGGACAAGTTCGAGAACATGGGGGCGCAGATGGTCAAGGAAGTCGCTTCGAAGACTTCCGACGTCGCCGGCGACGGCACCACTACCGCCACCGTTCTCGCACGCGCCATCTTCAGTGAAGGCGCCAAGATGGTCGCCGCCGGCCACGACCCGATGTCGCTCAAGCGCGGCATCGACAAGGCGGTCGAAGCAGTGATGCAGGAGCTGAAGAAGCTCTCCAAGCCGACCAAGAGCCGCGAAGAGATCGCGCAGGTCGGCACCATCTCGGCCAACTCCGATCGCACCATCGGCGACATCATCGCCGAGGCCATGGACAAGGTCGGCAAGGAAGGCGTCATCACTGTCGAGGAGAACAAGGCCCTGGAAACCACGCTCGACGTGGTCGAGGGCATGCAGTTCGACCGCGGCTACCTGTCGCCCTACTTCGTCACCGACCCCGAGCGCATGACGGCCCAGCTCGATGACGCGCTCATTCTCATCAACGAGAAGAAGATCTCCAACATGAAGGAGATGCTGCCGGTGCTCGAGGCGATCGCGAAGGCCGGCCGGCCGCTGCTGCTGATCGCCGAGGACATCGAGGGCGAGGCTCTGGCGACCCTGGTCGTCAACAAGATCCGCGGCACGCTCAGCGTGGTTGCGGTGAAGGCCCCGGGCTTCGGCGACCGCCGCAAGGAAATGCTCAAGGACATCGCCACGCTCACCGGCGGCAAGGTGATCTCCGAGGAGCTCGGCCTCAAGCTCGAGAATGTCACGCTGCAGGACCTCGGCCGTGCCAAGCGGATCTCGGTCGACAAGGACAACACGACCATCGTCGACGGTGCCGGCAAGAAGGCCGACATCGAAGGCCGCATCAACACGATCCGCAAGCAGATCGAGGAGACGACCTCCGACTACGACCGCGAGAAGCTGCAGGAGCGCCTGGCCAAGCTGGTTGGCGGCGTGGCGGTGATCAAGGTCGGCGCGGCCACCGAGGTGGAGATGAAGGAGAAGAAGGCGCGCGTCGAGGACGCACTGCACGCCACGCGTGCAGCCGTCGAGGAGGGCATCGTGCCGGGCGGCGGCGTCGCTCTGGTGCGCTGCCAGGCGGCGCTCGAGAACCTCAAGGGCGCCACGGACGAGGAGAACGTCGGCATTCGCATCCTGTCCCGATCCATCGAAGAGCCGACGCGCTGGATCGCTCGCAATGCGGGAGCCGAGCCCTCGATCGTCATCGACCGCATCCGCAACGGCAAAGGCGCCTACGGGTACAATGCCGCCACGGGTCAGTTCGAGGATCTGATCAAGGCCGGCATCGTCGATCCGACCAAGGTCGTGCGCACGGCGCTGCAGAACGCGTCCTCGGTCGCCGGCCTGATGCTGACCACCGAGGCCGCCGTCGCCGAAAAGCCCAAGGAAGATAAGGGTGCCGGCGCTGGAGCCGGAGCCCATGGCATGGGCGGCGGCATGGACATGATGTAG
- the rpsP gene encoding 30S ribosomal protein S16, translated as MSVKIRLSRHGSKKRPFYRVVVADERAPRDGRNLVQVGTYNPLVNPAEVRLDAEKIGSWLKKGAKPTPIVAKLMKQAGVPA; from the coding sequence ATGTCCGTCAAGATCCGCCTCTCCAGGCATGGCAGCAAAAAGAGACCGTTCTACCGTGTGGTCGTCGCCGACGAGCGTGCACCGCGGGACGGCCGCAACCTGGTACAAGTGGGAACCTACAATCCGCTTGTGAATCCTGCCGAGGTGAGGCTCGACGCGGAGAAGATTGGCTCATGGCTCAAGAAGGGCGCGAAGCCGACACCGATCGTGGCCAAGCTTATGAAGCAAGCGGGCGTTCCGGCGTAA
- a CDS encoding KH domain-containing protein: MAQEGREADTDRGQAYEASGRSGVNGTVSLRELVEFLARNLVTHPDAVEVHESASEHATTLELRVHKEDLGRVIGKQGRTAKSLRTILNAAASRTNHKAALEIIEE, from the coding sequence ATGGCTCAAGAAGGGCGCGAAGCCGACACCGATCGTGGCCAAGCTTATGAAGCAAGCGGGCGTTCCGGCGTAAACGGAACCGTCTCCCTGCGAGAGCTGGTCGAATTCCTGGCCCGGAACCTCGTAACGCATCCGGACGCGGTCGAGGTCCACGAGAGCGCTAGCGAGCACGCGACGACTCTCGAGCTGCGCGTACACAAAGAAGATCTGGGAAGAGTCATCGGAAAGCAGGGCCGAACCGCCAAATCCCTGCGCACCATTCTCAACGCTGCCGCCTCGCGAACCAACCATAAAGCCGCCCTCGAAATCATCGAGGAGTAG
- the rimM gene encoding ribosome maturation factor RimM (Essential for efficient processing of 16S rRNA) yields MRAETSPDTAAGERELVTIGTIARPHGLSGAVVAHIDPTMTDELRRGLRLELRHGQQSTQARVRSFAPARSGVRLVLDALGDRDAAEAAVGAALLVARSDLRGVGNQVYLDSDILGCHVFTRDGVPLGAVAEILTTGANDVYVVQGAGGEILVPAIARAVVAVDVAERRITVEADALEYPAAADQKASRREPQS; encoded by the coding sequence GTGCGCGCGGAAACGTCGCCCGACACCGCGGCCGGCGAGCGCGAGCTCGTCACCATCGGAACGATCGCGCGCCCCCATGGGCTGTCCGGCGCTGTTGTCGCTCACATCGACCCGACGATGACCGACGAGCTGCGTCGCGGCCTGCGCCTCGAGCTTCGGCACGGCCAGCAGAGCACGCAGGCGCGCGTGCGCAGCTTCGCTCCTGCACGGTCGGGCGTGCGGCTCGTGCTCGATGCGCTCGGCGACCGTGACGCCGCCGAAGCCGCCGTCGGGGCGGCGCTGCTGGTGGCGCGCTCGGATCTGCGCGGCGTCGGCAACCAGGTGTATCTGGACAGCGACATTCTCGGTTGCCACGTCTTCACACGCGACGGCGTGCCGCTCGGCGCCGTCGCCGAGATCCTGACCACCGGAGCCAACGACGTCTACGTCGTCCAGGGTGCCGGCGGCGAGATCCTCGTGCCCGCCATCGCCCGCGCCGTGGTCGCCGTGGATGTCGCCGAAAGGCGCATCACGGTCGAAGCCGACGCCCTCGAGTATCCTGCAGCCGCCGACCAGAAGGCGTCGCGCCGCGAGCCGCAGTCGTGA
- the trmD gene encoding tRNA (guanosine(37)-N1)-methyltransferase TrmD, translating into MIAFDVITLFPEFIAAGAAVGVLGRAAERNIVAVRAHQLRDYTGGSPHPVDDSPYGGGPGMVMRPEPIYAAVEDIGAQFAPARRILLTPQGQPFNQAAARRLAADHHSILLFCGRYEGVDERVRVLFDEEISIGDYVLTGGELGALVIIDAVSRLVPGVLGSEQSPASESFSEADLLEYPQYTRPAEFRGMAVPAVLSSGNHAAIERWRREQALERTRKRRPDLARKG; encoded by the coding sequence GTGATCGCGTTCGACGTCATCACGCTGTTTCCCGAGTTCATCGCCGCCGGCGCCGCGGTCGGCGTGCTCGGCCGCGCCGCCGAGCGCAACATCGTGGCGGTGCGCGCGCATCAGCTTCGCGACTATACCGGCGGCAGCCCGCATCCCGTCGACGATTCTCCGTACGGAGGCGGGCCCGGCATGGTCATGCGACCCGAGCCGATCTACGCCGCGGTCGAAGACATCGGCGCGCAATTCGCGCCCGCGCGGCGCATACTGCTGACGCCGCAGGGTCAGCCGTTCAACCAGGCGGCCGCGCGCAGGCTGGCCGCCGACCACCACTCGATCCTGCTGTTTTGTGGCCGCTACGAGGGCGTAGACGAGCGCGTGCGCGTGCTGTTCGACGAAGAAATCTCCATCGGCGACTACGTGCTCACCGGCGGGGAGCTCGGTGCGCTCGTCATCATCGATGCCGTCTCGCGCCTGGTCCCCGGCGTGCTCGGCAGCGAGCAATCGCCGGCCAGCGAGAGCTTCAGCGAGGCCGATCTTCTCGAGTATCCGCAGTACACGCGGCCGGCCGAGTTCCGCGGCATGGCGGTGCCTGCCGTGCTGAGCTCCGGCAATCATGCGGCCATCGAACGATGGCGGCGCGAGCAGGCGTTGGAGCGCACTCGCAAGCGG